A stretch of Carya illinoinensis cultivar Pawnee chromosome 14, C.illinoinensisPawnee_v1, whole genome shotgun sequence DNA encodes these proteins:
- the LOC122293762 gene encoding uncharacterized protein LOC122293762 — protein MIERRSDISGVAVTRGGIRVNHLLFADDSVKFGRAKLSEWFKIQELLSTYERASGQGRSRYNTFRSLKERLWHKVNNWKNTFLSQARNEILLKAVVQAIPTYSMSVFMLPRRLCKEIAAVMARFWWGHMQNDKRIHWKSWSKMGESKKRGGLGFRELKSFNKAMLAKQVQRMLNNHSSLVARVMKEKYFKRENQLEARLGHGPSLIWRSLWSSMGLIKTVKILLENACVNQLIDESTGHWKTLLISKIFSAEDVEAICCIPLSRLGSEDRMKWGYSHNDLFSVRSAYHLEHSRLIADKGENSNVLENEFGWKSIWKLKVQGVVK, from the exons ATGATTGAGAGGAGAAGTGATATAAGTGGGGTTGCTGTAACCAGAGGAGGCATAAGAGTAAATCATTTACTCTTTGCTGATGATTCTGTCAAATTTGGGAGGGCTAAGTTGTCTGAGTGGTTTAAGATTCAAGAACTCCTTAGTACGTATGAGAGGGCTTCAGGACAGG GTAGATCAAGGTATAATACCTTCAGGAGCTTAAAGGAAAGACTATGGCACAAGGTGAACAATTGGAAGAATACATTCCTTTCACAGGCAAGGaatgaaatattattgaaaGCTGTTGTCCAAGCAATCCCAACATATTCAATGAGTGTTTTCATGCTTCCAAGGAGATTGTGTAAAGAAATTGCTGCAGTTATGGCCAGATTCTGGTGGGGGCATATgcaaaatgataaaagaattcATTGGAAGAGTTGGTCAAAGATGGGGGAATCAAAGAAAAGAGGAGGGTTGGGCTTTAGGGAGCTTAAAAGCTTTAACAAAGCTATGTTGGCCAAACAAGTTCAGAGGATGTTGAATAATCATTCTTCTTTGGTAGCAAGGGTAATGAAGGAGAAATACTTCAAAAGGGAGAATCAGTTGGAAGCTAGATTGGGTCATGGTCCTTCTCTGATATGGAGAAGTCTATGGTCTTCTATGGGTTTGATTAAAACTG TGAAAATTCTACTTGAAAATGCTTGTGTTAACCAACTTATAGATGAGAGTACAGGTCATTGGAAGACATTGTTGATTTCTAAAATTTTCAGTGCAGAAGATGTTGAAGCCATTTGTTGCATTCCTCTTAGCAGGTTGGGGTCTGAGGATAGAATGAAATGGGGCTATTCACATAATGATCTTTTTTCTGTGAGGAGTGCCTATCATCTTGAGCATTCGAGGTTGATAGCTGATAAGGGGGAAAATTCAAATGTGttagaaaatgaatttggtTGGAAATCGATATGGAAGTTAAAAGTGCAGGGAGTGGTAAAATAG
- the LOC122293763 gene encoding uncharacterized protein LOC122293763 → MNLAKKKIIDDSMCPICEREEESTIHALWGCPAASDVWAENDSPVHKWASSVGDFMKLWKQLNHYLEEKVGLVAYTLRRIWLRRNTVIFEKKFECPKALTSAAQQNFAEFREANTDPMSTQSNRIMARWKKPDALASKSNWDAAIDVTNKRVGIGIIIRDSEGEIFACLCLRVNNLLKPVCVEACALRRAMFFCLELGCSNAVFEGDSLVVVNAANSEGEVGTDYSVIIEDTRKMLNNNVRWSVKFTHREANNVAHILAKLALDCSDETVWIEEGPPQIKNFVLKEKYCND, encoded by the coding sequence ATGAATTTGGCcaagaagaaaataatagaTGACAGCATGTGTCCAATATGTGAGAGGGAAGAGGAGTCTACTATTCATGCCTTGTGGGGTTGTCCAGCTGCATCAGATGTGTGGGCAGAAAACGACAGTCCTGTTCACAAATGGGCAAGTTCAGTAGGGGATTTCATGAAACTTTGGAAGCAGCTGAATCATTATTTGGAGGAGAAGGTTGGTTTGGTGGCCTATACTTTGAGGAGAATATGGTTGAGAAGGAATACtgttatttttgaaaagaagtTTGAATGCCCGAAAGCCTTAACTAGTGCTGCTCAACAGAATTTTGCAGAATTCAGAGAAGCTAATACTGATCCTATGTCTACTCAGTCTAATAGAATTATGGCTAGATGGAAGAAGCCTGATGCGTTGGCCTCTAAATCTAATTGGGATGCTGCCATTGATGTTACTAATAAGAGAGTGGGAATTGGGATTATAATTAGAGATTCAGAGGGGGAgatttttgcttgtttgtgcTTGAGAGTGAATAATTTGTTGAAACCTGTTTGTGTTGAGGCATGTGCTTTGAGAAGGGCTATGTTCTTTTGCTTAGAGTTGGGCTGTTCAAATGCAGTTTTTGAAGGAGATTCTCTGGTAGTGGTTAATGCTGCTAACAGTGAAGGTGAAGTGGGTACAGATTATAGTGTTATCATTGAGGATACTAGGAAAATGCTTAATAATAATGTGAGGTGGTCTGTAAAGTTTACTCATAGGGAAGCTAACAATGTAGCTCATATACTGGCCAAATTGGCTCTTGATTGTAGTGATGAAACTGTATGGATTGAGGAGGGTCCTCcacagataaaaaattttgtgttgaaggaaaaatattgtaatgattgA